From the Primulina tabacum isolate GXHZ01 chromosome 3, ASM2559414v2, whole genome shotgun sequence genome, one window contains:
- the LOC142540147 gene encoding rho GTPase-activating protein 5-like, whose protein sequence is MTVILPSHSSSITCVAPTNNDALPQETFLNPVALYRRNICDEDNYNTGTQILGIEGEEKGDQLSVLAVLVTVFRKSLVGCRSTSCELEEQLMEIGVPTNVRHVAHVTFDRFDGFLGLPVEFEPEVSRRPPSASTRVFGVSTESMQLSFDCRGNCVPTILLMMQRRLYSQGGLQSEGIFRINAENGQEEYVREQLNNGMIPENIDVHCLAGLIKAWFRELPRAILDSFSPEQVMLAQSEDDCTHLVSLLPPTEAALLDWAINLMADVAQLEYLNKMSARNIAMVFAPNMTHMSDPMTALMYVVQVMNFLKTLVMKTLREREDSVPDGGCALHLKPPDEDAHHGSLGRVFLEADEVSDQDEQIRVGKEPLSENYNANSTSPTKPETSNSSNCFLGSVDSILTDGSDNLSANRLECEKAAVGNGRTQQKNWSTERKSNNVKKESRKPATKSKELSITSRLNSQAEREESWR, encoded by the exons ATGACAGTAATATTGCCTTCACACTCAAGCTCCATTACATGTGTAGCACCTACAAACAATGATGCTTTGCCCCAAGAAACCTTTCTTAACCCTGTAGCTTTGTACAGGAGAAATATTTGTGACGAAGATAACTATAATACTGGTACACAAATACTCGGAATAGAAGGAGAAGAGAAAGGGGATCAGCTCTCTGTTCTGGCAGTTCTGGTGACTGTTTTCAGGAAATCTTTGGTGGGTTGTCGAAGTACAAGCTGTGAGCTTGAAGAACAGCTAATGGAGATTGGGGTGCCTACCAATGTAAGGCATGTTGCCCATGTTACTTTTGATAGGTTTGATGGGTTTCTTGGTCTCCCGGTTGAGTTTGAACCTGAAGTTTCGAGAAGGCCACCTAGTGCTAG TACAAGGGTTTTTGGAGTTTCGACGGAGTCGATGCAGCTTTCTTTTGACTGCAGAGGTAATTGTGTTCCAACTATACTCTTGATGATGCAAAGACGCTTGTATTCACAAGGTGGCTTGCAG TCAGAAGGAATCTTCAGGATTAATGCAGAGAATGGTCAGGAAGAGTATGTTCGGGAACAACTAAATAATGGAATGATTCCAGAAAACATTGATGTGCATTGCTTGGCAGGCCTGATTAAG GCTTGGTTTAGAGAACTCCCTAGAGCGATATTGGACTCCTTTTCGCCAGAACAGGTAATGCTGGCTCAATCAGAAGATGATTGCACTCATCTTGTTAGTCTCCTTCCTCCAACAGAAGCAGCACTACTGGACTGGGCAATTAACCTGATGGCTGATGTTGCTCAGCTTGAATATCTCAACAAAATGAGTGCACGGAACATTGCCATGGTTTTTGCACCCAATATGACTCAT ATGTCTGATCCTATGACAGCATTGATGTATGTTGTCCAAGTCATGAATTTCCTCAAAACACTCGTCATGAAAACGTTGAGAGAAAGAGAAGATTCGGTACCAGATGGTGGTTGTGCACTGCATTTGAAGCCTCCGGATGAAGATGCCCATCATGGCTCGTTGGGGCGTGTATTTCTTGAAGCCGATGAAGTGAGTGATCAGGATGAACAAATTCGCGTTGGAAAAGAACCATTGTCAGAAAACTACAATGCTAACTCTACGTCCCCAACCAAGCCAGAAACTAGCAATTCAAGCAATTGTTTCCTTGGTTCTGTCGACAGCATTCTAACTGATGGGTCTGATAACCTTTCTGCAAACAGACTTGAATGTGAAAAAGCTGCTGTTGGAAATGGAAGAACACAGCAAAAGAATTGGAGCACCGAAAGAAAATCCAATAATGTGAAGAAAGAGTCCAGAAAACCTGCTACAAAAAGCAAGGAATTAAGCATTACTAGCCGCTTAAATTCACAAGCTGAAAGGGAGGAATCCTGGAGGTGA
- the LOC142540148 gene encoding uncharacterized protein LOC142540148 isoform X1 encodes MSGASTSSSVRAALSYCVQQVRTYDYHHYLCLLELPPYMRKSAFTLRAFNIETAKAMDVASDPRIGLMRLLWWQEAIDKIFSNKLIEHPVAQALASVLHDHKISKIWLRRSVEARINDAKRDVTDIPKTVGELEQYAEDTMSTIFYSTLQAGGIKSTVADHAASHIGKASGLLLLLKSLPYHANRNCHFRYIPIKVAEKHGLLVNEGGQLAIQIGSREGLRDAVFEMASVADAHLQKARELAGTVPAEARAVLLPAVPTQVILDTLNRVQFDVFDPKLTRGVLGIPPLWFQLKLKWHSWRGKY; translated from the coding sequence ATGAGTGGTGCTTCGACATCTAGTAGTGTACGAGCCGCTTTATCCTATTGTGTTCAACAAGTACGAACTTATGATTACCATCACTATCTTTGCCTTCTCGAACTTCCACCTTATATGCGAAAATCAGCTTTCACTCTGCGTGCTTTTAATATCGAAACAGCAAAAGCTATGGATGTCGCTTCTGATCCTAGAATTGGTCTGATGCGTCTATTATGGTGGCAAGAGGCCATtgacaagatattttcaaaTAAGCTAATCGAGCATCCAGTAGCTCAGGCACTTGCTTCGGTTTTACATGATCACAAAATTAGCAAGATTTGGTTGAGACGTTCTGTGGAAGCTCGGATCAATGATGCCAAGAGAGATGTCACTGATATCCCAAAAACTGTGGGAGAGTTGGAGCAATATGCTGAGGATACTATGTCAACCATTTTTTACTCGACACTTCAAGCTGGTGGTATTAAGTCTACAGTAGCAGACCACGCTGCATCTCATATTGGCAAGGCAAGTGGTCTTCTATTGCTTCTGAAGTCCCTGCCTTACCATGCAAACCGAAACTGCCATTTTCGTTATATACCCATCAAGGTGGCAGAAAAACATGGACTCTTGGTAAATGAAGGCGGGCAGCTGGCCATTCAGATTGGTTCTCGTGAGGGACTGCGTGATGCGGTTTTTGAAATGGCTTCTGTTGCCGACGCGCATCTGCAAAAGGCTCGCGAATTGGCTGGAACAGTCCCTGCTGAGGCTCGCGCGGTGCTGCTGCCAGCTGTGCCGACGCAGGTCATTCTGGACACCTTAAATCGTGTTCAGTTTGATGTGTTTGATCCAAAACTGACACGAGGTGTTTTAGGGATTCCACCGTTGTGGTTTCAGTTGAAACTAAAGTGGCATTCGTGGCGAGGGAAATACTGA
- the LOC142540148 gene encoding uncharacterized protein LOC142540148 isoform X2 has translation MDVASDPRIGLMRLLWWQEAIDKIFSNKLIEHPVAQALASVLHDHKISKIWLRRSVEARINDAKRDVTDIPKTVGELEQYAEDTMSTIFYSTLQAGGIKSTVADHAASHIGKASGLLLLLKSLPYHANRNCHFRYIPIKVAEKHGLLVNEGGQLAIQIGSREGLRDAVFEMASVADAHLQKARELAGTVPAEARAVLLPAVPTQVILDTLNRVQFDVFDPKLTRGVLGIPPLWFQLKLKWHSWRGKY, from the coding sequence ATGGATGTCGCTTCTGATCCTAGAATTGGTCTGATGCGTCTATTATGGTGGCAAGAGGCCATtgacaagatattttcaaaTAAGCTAATCGAGCATCCAGTAGCTCAGGCACTTGCTTCGGTTTTACATGATCACAAAATTAGCAAGATTTGGTTGAGACGTTCTGTGGAAGCTCGGATCAATGATGCCAAGAGAGATGTCACTGATATCCCAAAAACTGTGGGAGAGTTGGAGCAATATGCTGAGGATACTATGTCAACCATTTTTTACTCGACACTTCAAGCTGGTGGTATTAAGTCTACAGTAGCAGACCACGCTGCATCTCATATTGGCAAGGCAAGTGGTCTTCTATTGCTTCTGAAGTCCCTGCCTTACCATGCAAACCGAAACTGCCATTTTCGTTATATACCCATCAAGGTGGCAGAAAAACATGGACTCTTGGTAAATGAAGGCGGGCAGCTGGCCATTCAGATTGGTTCTCGTGAGGGACTGCGTGATGCGGTTTTTGAAATGGCTTCTGTTGCCGACGCGCATCTGCAAAAGGCTCGCGAATTGGCTGGAACAGTCCCTGCTGAGGCTCGCGCGGTGCTGCTGCCAGCTGTGCCGACGCAGGTCATTCTGGACACCTTAAATCGTGTTCAGTTTGATGTGTTTGATCCAAAACTGACACGAGGTGTTTTAGGGATTCCACCGTTGTGGTTTCAGTTGAAACTAAAGTGGCATTCGTGGCGAGGGAAATACTGA
- the LOC142540150 gene encoding F-box/kelch-repeat protein At1g57790-like yields MARGRKRMKLLADTIKKESRDSSVDSDEEQTWSALPIELLEQFLSQLNLKDNIRASAVCKRWLAVAISVRKANKPPWLMYMPKHGDLYEFYDPSERKKYWLKFPELQDSRLCYAKDGWLLMMTRRPLNMFFFCPYTREVIKLPVLRRLALHMIAFSAAPTSPSCVLFTVRRVVGSIVEIRTCRPGDKEWTTINYESHPTFDCGMFDKIVFSKGHFCCLCNSSFLGLYNPSRSSWTVHHVPLPERPLNSSSKSWYSRKFMAEHGGDVYLVNSSSHDEPLIFKLDETNMAWIRIQTLGNMSLFVSFFSSHAVMDLLGTMRNSVYFPKVLYYGKRCVQYSLAEERFFPRKKLNDWEENDTFNRIWIEAPEDLSFLYERGDTGIIT; encoded by the exons ATGGCCAGGGGGAGGAAAAGGATGAAGTT GTTGGCTGATACAATAAAAAAAGAGAGTAGAGATTCAAGTGTGGATTCAGATGAGGAACAGACATGGTCCGCGCTTCCAATTGAGCTTTTGGAACAATTTCTTTCCCAATTAAACTTAAAAGACAACATCCGTGCATCTGCAGTTTGCAAGAGATGGTTAGCTGTTGCAATCTCTGTCCGAAAAGCCAATAAACCTCCCTGGTTAATGTATATGCCAAAACATGGGGATTTGTATGAATTCTATGACCCCTCTGAGCGCAAGAAATATTGGCTCAAGTTTCCGGAGTTGCAAGACTCTAGACTTTGCTATGCCAAGGATGGTTGGTTGCTGATGATGACCCGTAGACCTCTAAACATGTTCTTTTTTTGCCCTTATACGCGAGAGGTGATAAAATTGCCTGTTCTGCGACGGTTAGCACTTCACATGATTGCTTTTTCGGCTGCGCCAACATCTCCTAGCTGCGTTCTTTTCACAGTTAGGCGAGTTGTAGGCTCAATCGTTGAAATTAGGACATGTCGTCCTGGTGATAAAGAATGGACAACCATTAATTACGAAAGCCATCCGACATTTGACTGCGGTATGTTTGATAAGATTGTTTTCTCCAAGGGCCATTTCTGTTGTTTGTGCAATAGCAGCTTTCTTGGGCTTTATAATCCCAGCAGAAGTTCTTGGACTGTTCATCACGTGCCCCTACCTGAGAGGCCCCTGAATTCATCTTCAAAATCTTGGTATAGCAGAAAGTTCATGGCAGAGCATGGTGGAGATGTCTACCTTGTAAACAGTAGCTCTCACGATGAGCCGCTCATATTCAAGTTAGACGAGACAAATATGGCATGGATCAGAATTCAAACTTTAGGAAACATGTCGCTCTTTGTGAGTTTCTTTTCATCCCATGCTGTGATGGATCTTCTTGGAACGATGAGAAATAGTGTCTATTTCCCTAAGGTTCTCTACTATGGCAAGCGGTGCGTCCAATATTCTCTGGCTGAAGAGAGATTCTTCCCCCGAAAGAAGCTTAATGATTGGGAGGAAAACGACACCTTTAATCGCATTTGGATAGAAGCCCCGGAAGACCTATCGTTCTTGTATGAACGGGGTGACACAGGTATTATTACTTGA